One window of Streptococcus suis genomic DNA carries:
- a CDS encoding GNAT family N-acetyltransferase — translation MQIDPIRLEEVSVLQELAKQTFAETFAHDNDTKELENFFEEAYSLDVLTREMSDPNCQHYFLRIDDQVAGYLKLNQGPAQTEQELENAFEIQRVYLLQAFQGRGLGKVLFEFALEKAEQSTCDWVWLGVWEHNYKAQQFYAKYGFEKFGQHEFAVGDKIDVDWLLKRPLHQKG, via the coding sequence ATGCAGATTGATCCTATACGTTTGGAAGAGGTTTCCGTTTTGCAGGAGTTGGCCAAGCAGACCTTTGCTGAAACCTTTGCTCACGATAATGACACTAAAGAATTAGAAAACTTCTTCGAGGAAGCTTATTCGTTAGATGTTTTGACCCGTGAGATGTCGGACCCCAATTGCCAGCATTATTTTCTAAGGATTGATGATCAGGTGGCTGGTTATCTCAAGCTCAACCAAGGTCCTGCCCAGACGGAGCAGGAGTTGGAAAATGCCTTTGAAATTCAGCGGGTCTATCTCTTGCAGGCTTTTCAAGGCCGTGGTCTTGGGAAGGTCTTGTTTGAATTTGCTTTGGAAAAAGCAGAGCAGTCAACTTGTGACTGGGTCTGGCTGGGAGTCTGGGAACATAATTACAAAGCTCAGCAATTTTATGCAAAATACGGATTTGAAAAATTTGGCCAGCATGAATTTGCGGTCGGTGATAAGATTGATGTGGATTGGCTACTGAAACGGCCTTTGCACCAGAAAGGATAA
- the pheS gene encoding phenylalanine--tRNA ligase subunit alpha, whose product MSNIEQQLAELSQTTLEKLKEIQHQGEKELQALRVAVLGKKGSLTDLLKGLKDLSNDMKPIVGKQVNEVRDVLTAAFEETAQKVAAAKIQQQLASETIDVTLPGRQVKVGKRHVLTQTSEEIEDIFLGMGFQIVDGFEVEKDYYNFERMNLPKDHPARDMQDTFYITEEILMRTHTSPVQARTMDQHDFSKGALKMISPGRVFRRDTDDATHSHQFHQIEGLVVGENVSMGDLKGTLEMIIKKMFGEERQIRLRPSYFPFTEPSVEVDVSCFKCGGDGCNVCKKTGWIEILGAGMVHPQVLEMSGIDSTKYSGFAFGLGQERIAMLRYGINDIRGFYQGDVRFSEQF is encoded by the coding sequence ATGTCAAATATTGAACAACAGTTGGCTGAATTAAGCCAAACCACACTTGAAAAGTTAAAAGAAATCCAGCACCAAGGAGAAAAAGAACTGCAAGCCCTGCGTGTTGCAGTTTTGGGTAAAAAAGGGTCCTTGACGGACCTGTTGAAAGGTTTGAAAGACCTGTCTAACGACATGAAACCAATCGTTGGTAAGCAGGTTAATGAAGTGCGCGATGTGCTGACGGCTGCTTTTGAAGAAACAGCTCAGAAGGTTGCAGCAGCAAAAATCCAACAACAATTAGCATCCGAAACCATTGATGTGACCCTGCCAGGTCGTCAGGTCAAGGTCGGAAAACGTCATGTTTTGACCCAAACTTCTGAAGAAATCGAAGATATTTTCTTAGGCATGGGCTTCCAAATCGTTGACGGATTTGAAGTGGAAAAAGATTACTACAATTTTGAGCGGATGAACTTGCCAAAAGATCATCCAGCGCGTGATATGCAAGATACCTTCTACATCACAGAAGAAATTCTTATGCGGACCCATACCTCACCTGTTCAGGCACGGACTATGGACCAACATGATTTCTCAAAAGGTGCCTTGAAGATGATTTCGCCTGGACGTGTATTCCGTCGTGATACGGACGATGCGACCCACAGCCACCAGTTCCACCAGATTGAAGGCTTGGTTGTCGGTGAAAATGTATCCATGGGCGATCTCAAAGGTACGCTTGAAATGATTATCAAGAAAATGTTTGGTGAAGAGCGTCAGATTCGCCTGCGTCCATCATACTTCCCATTCACAGAGCCTTCTGTTGAGGTAGATGTTTCCTGCTTCAAGTGTGGTGGTGATGGCTGTAACGTATGTAAGAAAACAGGCTGGATTGAAATCCTCGGTGCCGGTATGGTACACCCACAAGTATTGGAAATGAGTGGAATTGACTCAACCAAGTACTCTGGATTTGCCTTCGGTCTTGGTCAGGAACGTATTGCCATGCTTCGCTACGGTATCAACGATATTCGTGGTTTCTACCAAGGTGATGTACGCTTTTCGGAGCAGTTTTAA
- a CDS encoding DUF2087 domain-containing protein, whose translation MNTQDIQEKFFRDGKLLVIPKKLKSKQVLFAYLQEELAKKGSTFTEKDVNAFLAEIYDDYAILRRYLVDYGYLSRDQYGLEYRIEEKR comes from the coding sequence ATGAACACTCAAGATATTCAAGAAAAATTTTTCCGAGATGGAAAGTTGCTTGTCATTCCGAAGAAATTAAAAAGTAAGCAGGTCTTGTTTGCCTACTTGCAGGAGGAATTGGCTAAGAAGGGCTCGACATTTACAGAAAAAGATGTCAATGCCTTTCTAGCTGAGATCTATGACGATTATGCTATTTTAAGACGTTACTTGGTAGATTATGGCTACCTATCGCGTGATCAGTATGGTTTGGAATACAGAATAGAAGAAAAGAGATGA
- a CDS encoding PaaI family thioesterase: MDRYHIPPVLVFENYELVEVSNGRVVIETRVVESSLNIYGMTHGGYLFTFCDNVAGLAVFSQGYKCVTLQSNVHFTRAGHLGDKLTITAEIVHDGRSTKLVEAVVTNEKGQKLVRASFTMFVTGTFEEES, encoded by the coding sequence ATGGATAGATATCACATTCCACCGGTTTTGGTGTTTGAAAATTATGAGTTGGTTGAGGTCTCAAATGGTCGAGTGGTCATTGAGACAAGAGTAGTTGAGTCTTCCTTGAATATTTATGGCATGACCCACGGAGGTTATCTGTTTACCTTTTGTGATAATGTTGCTGGACTGGCTGTTTTCTCTCAGGGATACAAGTGTGTGACCCTCCAGTCCAATGTTCATTTTACAAGGGCGGGCCATCTGGGAGACAAGTTGACTATCACGGCAGAAATTGTTCACGATGGTCGTTCAACCAAGTTGGTAGAAGCAGTTGTTACCAATGAAAAAGGTCAAAAATTAGTCAGAGCTAGCTTCACCATGTTTGTGACGGGAACCTTTGAAGAAGAATCTTAA
- a CDS encoding FAD-dependent oxidoreductase produces MAKIVVVGTNHAGTACIKTMLSNYGAENEIVTFDQNSNISFLGCGMALWIGEQIDGPEGLFYSDKEQLESMGATVHMQSPVVDIDFEKKEVTAIVDGKEHVESYEKLILATGSQPIIPPIKGVEIKEGSTDFEATLENLQFVKLYQNAEDVINKLENPDINRVAVVGGGYIGVELAESFKRKGKEVVLVDIAPTVMGAYYDRDFTEMMNKNLEENGVKLALGQAVQAVEGDGKVERLVTDKETFDVDMVIMCVGFRPNTGLAKGQLETFRNGAWIVDKKQETSMKDVYAIGDCATIYDNARQDTSYIALASNAVRTGIVAAHNATGHELEGVGVQGSNGISIFGLNMVSTGLTEERAKDAGFNAAVASFTDLQKPEFIKHNNHEVAIKIVFDKDTRVVLGCQMVSREDMSMGIHMFSLAIMKQVTIEELALMDLFFLPHFNKPYNYITMAALGAE; encoded by the coding sequence ATGGCTAAAATCGTCGTTGTGGGTACAAACCACGCTGGTACTGCATGTATCAAAACAATGTTGTCAAACTACGGTGCTGAAAATGAAATCGTAACATTTGACCAAAACTCAAACATTTCTTTCTTGGGTTGTGGTATGGCACTTTGGATCGGTGAACAAATCGATGGTCCAGAAGGTCTTTTCTACTCAGATAAAGAGCAATTGGAAAGCATGGGCGCAACCGTTCACATGCAATCACCAGTTGTAGACATTGACTTCGAGAAAAAAGAAGTGACTGCAATTGTTGACGGTAAAGAGCACGTAGAATCATACGAAAAATTGATTCTTGCGACTGGTTCACAACCAATCATCCCACCAATCAAAGGTGTGGAAATCAAAGAAGGTTCAACTGACTTTGAAGCAACTCTTGAAAACCTTCAATTTGTTAAATTGTACCAAAACGCTGAAGACGTTATTAACAAGCTTGAAAATCCAGACATTAACCGTGTAGCTGTTGTTGGTGGTGGTTACATCGGTGTTGAGCTTGCAGAAAGCTTTAAGCGTAAAGGTAAAGAAGTTGTTCTTGTTGATATCGCTCCAACAGTTATGGGTGCATACTATGACCGCGACTTTACTGAAATGATGAACAAAAACCTTGAAGAAAACGGTGTGAAATTGGCTCTTGGTCAAGCTGTTCAAGCTGTTGAAGGTGACGGTAAAGTTGAGCGTCTTGTGACTGATAAAGAAACATTTGACGTTGACATGGTTATCATGTGTGTAGGCTTCCGTCCTAACACAGGTCTTGCTAAAGGTCAATTGGAAACCTTCCGTAACGGTGCATGGATCGTTGACAAGAAACAAGAAACAAGCATGAAAGACGTTTATGCAATCGGTGACTGTGCAACTATCTACGACAATGCTCGTCAAGATACAAGCTATATCGCTTTGGCATCAAACGCTGTTCGTACAGGTATCGTAGCTGCTCACAACGCAACTGGCCATGAGTTGGAAGGAGTTGGTGTTCAAGGTTCAAACGGTATCTCAATCTTTGGTCTTAACATGGTTTCAACTGGTTTGACAGAAGAGCGCGCGAAAGATGCTGGTTTCAACGCAGCAGTAGCGTCATTCACAGACCTTCAAAAACCTGAATTTATTAAACATAACAACCACGAAGTAGCAATCAAGATTGTCTTTGACAAAGATACACGTGTAGTTCTGGGTTGCCAAATGGTATCACGCGAAGATATGTCAATGGGTATCCACATGTTCTCACTTGCTATCATGAAACAAGTGACAATCGAAGAGTTGGCATTGATGGATCTCTTCTTCTTGCCACACTTCAACAAGCCATACAACTACATAACAATGGCAGCACTTGGTGCGGAATAA
- the pcrA gene encoding DNA helicase PcrA: protein MNPLLNGMNDRQSEAVQTTEGPLLIMAGAGSGKTRVLTHRIAYLIDEKMVNPWNILAITFTNKAAREMKERAYALNPATQDCLIATFHSMCVRILRRDADHIGYNRNFTIVDPGEQRTLMKRILKALNLDPKKWSERTILATISNAKNDLIDDVAYEVQAGDLYTQIVAKCYKAYQKELRQSEAVDFDDLIMLTLRLLDQNPDVLTYYQQKFQYIHVDEYQDTNHAQYQLVKLLASRFKNICVVGDADQSIYGWRGADMQNILDFEKDYPESKVVLLEENYRSTKTVLQAANEVIENNRNRRPKKLWTQNAQGDLITYYRARDEGDEAIYVASQIDQHHREGKPYKDFAVLYRTNAQSRTIEEALLKANIPYTMVGGTKFYSRKEIRDVISYLNIIANPADNISYERIVNEPKRGVGPGTVDKIRDFATTHAMSLLEASQDIMLSGVKGKAAQAVFDLATLLYNLRNRLDEMTVTELAEAVLDKTGYLNALAVQGTIEANARIENIQEFLSVTKNFDEKEVEEEETGLDRLSRFLLDLALIADTDDGDKETSEVTLMTLHAAKGLEFPVVFLIGMEENVFPLSRAAEEEAELEEERRLAYVGITRAEHILYLTNANSRLLFGRSNYNQPSRFIREISSDLLDYQGLARPANTSFKASYVNGKATQFGQGMSLQQALQSRKSSVQQSTRFGGTMPFASSNPSSSATTWSVGDIAVHRKWGRGTVLEVSGSGSNQELKINFPEMGLKKVLASLAPISKED, encoded by the coding sequence ATGAACCCTTTATTAAACGGAATGAACGATAGACAGTCGGAGGCTGTTCAGACAACGGAAGGTCCGCTCTTAATTATGGCAGGTGCGGGATCAGGCAAGACTCGTGTTCTAACCCACCGCATTGCTTATCTGATTGATGAAAAAATGGTTAATCCTTGGAATATTTTGGCCATTACCTTTACCAATAAGGCTGCGCGGGAGATGAAGGAGCGGGCCTATGCGCTCAATCCTGCTACGCAAGACTGCTTGATTGCCACTTTCCACTCCATGTGTGTACGGATTTTGCGTCGGGATGCGGATCACATTGGCTATAACCGTAACTTTACCATCGTAGATCCGGGTGAGCAACGCACGCTGATGAAACGGATTTTGAAAGCTCTAAATCTGGACCCGAAAAAGTGGAGTGAGCGGACTATTTTGGCAACCATTTCCAATGCCAAGAATGATTTGATTGATGATGTGGCTTATGAGGTGCAGGCAGGCGATCTCTATACGCAGATTGTTGCCAAATGCTACAAGGCATATCAGAAAGAACTCCGTCAGTCAGAGGCAGTCGATTTTGATGACCTAATCATGTTGACGCTCCGCCTATTGGACCAAAATCCTGACGTCCTGACCTACTACCAGCAGAAATTTCAATATATCCATGTCGATGAGTACCAAGATACCAACCACGCCCAGTATCAGCTGGTCAAACTCTTAGCGTCACGCTTTAAGAATATCTGTGTGGTCGGTGATGCGGACCAGTCCATCTATGGCTGGCGTGGGGCGGATATGCAAAATATCTTGGATTTTGAGAAGGATTATCCAGAAAGCAAGGTGGTTTTGCTGGAGGAAAATTACCGCTCGACCAAGACAGTCCTTCAGGCAGCCAATGAGGTTATTGAGAACAATCGCAACCGCCGTCCGAAGAAGCTGTGGACGCAAAATGCTCAGGGAGATTTGATTACCTACTATCGTGCGCGCGATGAGGGCGATGAGGCGATTTATGTTGCCAGTCAAATTGACCAACACCATCGTGAAGGCAAGCCTTATAAGGACTTCGCTGTTCTTTACCGGACCAATGCCCAGTCTCGTACCATTGAGGAGGCCCTGCTCAAGGCCAATATTCCTTACACGATGGTGGGCGGGACCAAGTTCTATAGCCGTAAGGAAATCCGTGATGTGATTTCCTATCTGAATATTATTGCCAACCCTGCGGACAATATTTCTTACGAGCGTATTGTCAATGAACCCAAACGCGGAGTAGGACCGGGCACAGTCGATAAGATTAGGGACTTTGCGACGACACATGCCATGTCCCTGCTTGAAGCATCACAGGATATTATGCTGTCTGGTGTCAAGGGTAAGGCTGCTCAAGCCGTTTTTGACCTTGCAACCCTGCTATACAATCTCCGCAATCGACTGGATGAGATGACAGTGACCGAATTGGCCGAGGCGGTCTTAGATAAGACTGGCTACCTCAATGCCTTGGCTGTACAAGGAACGATTGAGGCCAATGCCCGCATTGAAAACATTCAGGAATTTCTTTCGGTGACCAAAAATTTCGATGAAAAAGAGGTAGAGGAAGAAGAGACAGGGCTGGATAGGCTCAGCCGATTTTTGCTGGATTTGGCCCTGATAGCTGATACAGACGACGGCGACAAGGAAACGTCGGAAGTCACGCTCATGACCCTTCATGCGGCCAAGGGCTTGGAATTTCCAGTGGTCTTTCTCATTGGTATGGAGGAAAATGTCTTTCCTCTCAGTCGTGCAGCGGAAGAAGAAGCTGAGTTAGAAGAAGAGCGCCGTCTGGCTTACGTTGGCATCACCCGTGCCGAGCATATTCTTTATTTGACCAATGCCAATTCCCGCCTCTTGTTCGGTCGGAGCAATTACAATCAGCCTAGTCGTTTTATTCGTGAGATTTCAAGTGATCTCTTGGATTATCAAGGTCTGGCCCGTCCAGCTAATACCAGCTTTAAGGCTTCTTATGTCAATGGCAAAGCGACCCAGTTTGGACAAGGGATGAGTTTGCAGCAGGCTCTCCAAAGTCGAAAATCTTCTGTGCAACAGTCCACTCGATTTGGGGGGACCATGCCTTTTGCTAGCTCCAATCCATCTAGTTCAGCCACAACATGGTCCGTTGGCGACATTGCTGTCCATCGAAAATGGGGTCGCGGTACTGTACTTGAAGTTTCAGGATCGGGCAGCAACCAAGAACTCAAAATCAATTTTCCAGAAATGGGTCTGAAAAAAGTTTTGGCCAGCCTAGCTCCGATTAGCAAGGAGGACTAG
- the pheT gene encoding phenylalanine--tRNA ligase subunit beta → MLVSYKWLKELVDFDATSHDLSEKMSTTGIEVEGVEQKSAGLSKLVVGQVVSAEPIPDTHLNICQVNVGEEITQIVCGAPNVKAGIKVIVALPGARIAGNYKIKKGKIRGVESLGMLCSLSEIGVSDSVVPKVYADGIYQLPEDAVVGEPVFSYLDLDDEIIELSITPNRADALSMRGVAHEVAAIYDSKVNFKSVVLEESDKKASDVIEVAIESDKVTAYTARVIENVTIAPSPQWLQNLLMNAGIRPLNNVVDITNYILLYFGQPMHAFDFDKFDGKKIVARQAKEGENLVTLDGEERDLIADDIVISVANKAVALGGVMGGANTEIDNNSKIVVLEAALFDGKSIRKTSGRLNLRSESSSRFEKGINVATLTEAIDTAAAMIAELAGGQVLSGIVSAGSVDTSDVPVTATIDYVNRSLGTNLDYAQIADIFRRLGMETTGDASQFTVAVPRRRWDIRIPADLVEEIARIYGYNNLPTTLPKEDGTAGELTLTQSIRRQVRSLAEGAGLTEIISYALTTPEKAVEFATRPTTVTELMWPMTVDRSALRQNMVSGMLETVAYNVARKNKNLALYEIGKIFEQSGKPKEDLPQEINKFALVLTGLVAEKDFQTPAVPVDFFHAKGILEAIFGHYKLAVDFVATSEIAALHPGRTAEIHLNGAVIGFVGQVHPQTAKDYGIPETYVAEINLDAIEEALQPAQPFTEISKFPAVSRDIALLLSSDVKHQDVLDAIAAAGVKRLTKVTIFDVYAGSNIEAGKKSMAYNLTFQNPADSLTDEEVAKYMEKISKSLEALGAEIR, encoded by the coding sequence ATGTTAGTAAGTTACAAATGGTTAAAAGAACTGGTTGACTTTGATGCGACAAGCCATGACTTGTCTGAAAAAATGTCAACAACAGGAATTGAAGTAGAAGGTGTTGAGCAAAAGAGTGCTGGCCTTTCTAAGTTGGTTGTCGGTCAGGTTGTGTCTGCTGAGCCAATTCCAGATACCCACCTCAATATTTGTCAGGTCAATGTGGGCGAAGAAATCACGCAAATCGTTTGCGGTGCTCCGAATGTGAAAGCTGGTATCAAGGTAATCGTCGCTCTGCCAGGAGCTCGTATCGCTGGCAACTACAAGATCAAGAAAGGCAAAATCCGCGGAGTTGAGTCCTTGGGGATGCTCTGCTCATTGAGCGAAATCGGCGTGTCCGACTCAGTTGTGCCAAAGGTCTATGCGGATGGAATCTACCAGCTGCCAGAAGATGCAGTGGTGGGTGAGCCAGTCTTTTCATACCTAGACCTTGACGACGAGATTATCGAGCTGTCCATCACACCAAACCGTGCCGATGCCCTCTCCATGCGTGGCGTGGCTCATGAAGTCGCAGCCATTTACGACAGCAAGGTCAACTTCAAGTCTGTTGTCTTGGAAGAAAGCGATAAAAAAGCCAGCGATGTGATTGAAGTGGCTATCGAGTCAGACAAGGTGACTGCCTACACGGCTCGTGTCATCGAAAATGTGACCATCGCACCGAGCCCACAGTGGTTGCAAAATCTACTCATGAATGCAGGTATTCGCCCGCTCAACAACGTGGTCGATATCACCAACTACATCTTGCTTTACTTCGGTCAGCCAATGCACGCCTTTGACTTTGATAAGTTTGATGGCAAGAAAATCGTGGCTCGTCAGGCAAAAGAGGGTGAAAACTTGGTGACCCTTGACGGTGAAGAGCGTGACTTGATTGCCGATGATATCGTCATTTCCGTTGCGAACAAGGCAGTTGCCCTCGGTGGTGTCATGGGCGGTGCCAACACAGAGATTGACAACAACTCTAAGATCGTTGTGCTGGAAGCTGCCCTTTTTGACGGCAAGTCTATCCGCAAGACCTCAGGTCGCCTCAATCTTCGCTCTGAGTCCTCTTCTCGCTTTGAAAAAGGCATCAACGTGGCAACTTTGACGGAGGCTATTGACACGGCAGCTGCTATGATTGCGGAACTGGCTGGCGGTCAGGTCTTGTCTGGCATCGTTTCTGCGGGCAGCGTGGACACTTCGGACGTCCCAGTCACAGCGACCATTGACTACGTTAACCGCTCGCTCGGGACCAACCTCGACTATGCACAAATCGCAGACATTTTCCGTCGTTTAGGTATGGAAACAACTGGCGATGCAAGTCAGTTTACAGTCGCAGTACCACGTCGCCGTTGGGACATTCGCATTCCAGCAGACTTGGTAGAGGAAATTGCTCGTATTTATGGCTACAATAATCTGCCGACCACTCTTCCGAAAGAGGACGGAACAGCAGGCGAGTTGACCCTGACCCAGAGCATCCGTCGCCAAGTACGTAGCCTGGCAGAAGGTGCAGGTCTGACAGAAATCATTTCTTATGCCTTGACAACGCCTGAAAAGGCTGTGGAATTTGCGACTCGTCCAACCACAGTGACCGAACTAATGTGGCCTATGACTGTTGACCGCTCTGCCCTCCGTCAGAACATGGTGTCTGGTATGTTGGAAACAGTGGCCTACAACGTGGCTCGTAAGAACAAGAACTTGGCCCTCTACGAAATCGGAAAAATCTTTGAACAGTCTGGCAAGCCAAAAGAGGACCTGCCGCAAGAGATCAATAAATTTGCCCTTGTCTTGACTGGTTTGGTAGCTGAGAAAGACTTCCAAACACCGGCTGTACCAGTTGATTTCTTCCATGCCAAAGGGATTTTGGAAGCTATCTTTGGTCATTACAAGTTGGCTGTTGACTTTGTGGCGACTAGTGAGATTGCTGCTCTGCATCCAGGTCGTACAGCTGAAATCCATTTGAATGGGGCAGTTATCGGCTTTGTCGGTCAGGTACATCCTCAAACGGCCAAGGACTACGGTATTCCTGAAACCTATGTGGCTGAAATCAATCTGGATGCGATTGAAGAAGCTCTCCAGCCAGCTCAGCCATTTACCGAAATCTCCAAATTCCCAGCGGTTAGCCGTGATATTGCCCTGCTCTTGAGCAGTGATGTCAAACATCAGGATGTCCTGGATGCCATTGCGGCTGCGGGCGTGAAACGCTTGACCAAGGTGACCATCTTTGACGTCTATGCTGGCAGCAATATTGAGGCTGGTAAGAAGTCTATGGCTTATAACCTGACCTTCCAGAATCCTGCGGATAGCCTGACAGATGAGGAAGTGGCTAAGTATATGGAGAAAATTAGTAAGTCGCTCGAAGCGCTTGGTGCTGAAATTCGTTAA